In Xanthomonas sacchari, a genomic segment contains:
- the asnB gene encoding asparagine synthase (glutamine-hydrolyzing), with protein sequence MCGIVALRRFGDGAALQAQAERALAALARRGPDAQGLVCALQPVPTALGHRRLAILDLSEAATQPMRCAETGNVVVFNGEIYNFLELRCELEALGHRFRTDSDTEVLLHGWRAWGEDLFARCNGMWAIVLLEQASGELIYCRDRLGVKPLYLHHDGRQLLLASEIRAIAAALGGYPPPNPGAIFDFLVAGLSDHRGETFYAGIRAVPPGWVYRVSADGHSRRHRYHRWPLPGEVASLDAEATQALLEDATRLRLRSDVPTVTLLSGGLDSAILTRLSLSAADAPRTCFAGAYTYGYRDAEQARFDEVVAASGLMAEWGEAARHRVHRAHAIPAEDELLELVRAQEEPFCTPSILASFRMYRAIRDAGYTVVLNGEGADELFGGYVRLYLALSARSALRGLRLPTLARLLGSGAVDPRLLLNRLAWDLPAGPLGALLRRHRPSVASMSAALWHDQAPRLRALQTDRRGDVQARLRADVLATNLPMILRMTDRNSMHSGVEVRAPFLDYRVVERALATPADRRMGDYHGKALLRQAFAGVLPQRLVGQRKSTGFGHAEQFLVDRMPLQPILAALPPELGEFLDLAALRRQWQRGEAHSTLWFAVSVALWYRSIYG encoded by the coding sequence ATGTGCGGGATAGTCGCGTTGCGCCGCTTCGGCGACGGCGCAGCGCTGCAGGCGCAGGCCGAACGCGCGCTGGCCGCCTTGGCCCGGCGTGGGCCGGATGCGCAGGGATTGGTCTGCGCGCTGCAGCCGGTACCGACCGCGCTGGGGCACCGCCGCCTGGCCATCCTCGACCTGAGCGAAGCGGCGACGCAGCCGATGCGCTGCGCCGAGACCGGCAACGTGGTGGTGTTCAACGGCGAGATCTACAACTTCCTGGAACTGCGCTGCGAGCTGGAAGCGCTCGGCCATCGCTTCCGCACCGACAGCGACACCGAGGTGCTCCTGCATGGCTGGCGCGCCTGGGGCGAAGACCTGTTCGCGCGCTGCAACGGCATGTGGGCGATCGTGCTGCTGGAGCAGGCGAGCGGCGAGCTGATCTACTGCCGCGACCGGCTCGGGGTGAAGCCGCTGTACCTGCACCACGACGGCCGGCAACTGCTGCTGGCCAGCGAGATCCGCGCCATCGCCGCGGCGCTGGGCGGTTACCCGCCGCCCAATCCCGGCGCGATCTTCGATTTCCTGGTCGCCGGCCTGTCCGATCACCGCGGCGAGACGTTCTATGCCGGCATCCGCGCGGTGCCGCCCGGCTGGGTGTACCGCGTCTCCGCGGACGGGCACAGCCGCCGCCATCGCTACCACCGCTGGCCGCTGCCGGGCGAGGTGGCGTCGCTCGATGCCGAGGCGACGCAGGCGCTGCTCGAGGACGCCACGCGGCTGCGCCTGCGCTCGGACGTGCCCACGGTGACGCTGCTGTCGGGCGGGCTGGACAGCGCGATCCTGACCCGGCTCAGCCTGAGCGCCGCCGATGCGCCGCGCACCTGCTTCGCCGGCGCCTACACCTACGGCTACCGCGATGCCGAGCAGGCGCGCTTCGACGAGGTCGTGGCCGCGTCGGGGCTGATGGCCGAGTGGGGCGAGGCGGCGCGCCACCGCGTGCACCGCGCGCACGCGATCCCGGCGGAAGACGAGTTGCTGGAGCTGGTACGCGCGCAGGAGGAGCCGTTCTGCACCCCGTCGATCCTGGCCAGCTTCCGCATGTACCGGGCGATCCGCGACGCCGGCTACACGGTCGTGCTCAATGGCGAGGGCGCCGACGAGCTGTTCGGCGGCTACGTCCGCCTGTACCTGGCGTTGAGCGCGCGCAGCGCGCTGCGCGGCCTGCGCCTGCCGACCCTGGCGCGCCTGCTCGGCAGCGGCGCGGTGGATCCGCGGTTGCTGCTCAATCGCCTGGCCTGGGATCTGCCGGCGGGTCCGCTCGGGGCGCTGCTGCGCCGGCACCGGCCCAGCGTGGCCAGCATGTCGGCGGCGCTGTGGCACGACCAGGCGCCACGCTTGCGGGCGCTGCAGACCGATCGCCGCGGCGACGTGCAGGCGCGCCTGCGCGCCGACGTGCTGGCGACCAATCTGCCGATGATCCTGCGCATGACCGATCGCAACAGCATGCATTCGGGGGTGGAGGTGCGCGCGCCGTTCCTGGACTACCGCGTGGTGGAGCGCGCACTGGCCACGCCGGCGGACCGGCGCATGGGCGATTACCACGGCAAGGCGCTGCTGCGGCAGGCCTTCGCCGGCGTCCTGCCGCAACGCCTGGTCGGCCAGCGCAAGAGCACCGGGTTCGGCCATGCCGAGCAGTTCCTGGTCGACCGCATGCCGCTGCAGCCGATCCTGGCGGCCTTGCCGCCGGAACTGGGCGAATTCCTCGACCTGGCGGCGTTGCGCCGCCAGTGGCAGCGTGGCGAGGCGCACAGCACGCTGTGGTTCGCCGTGTCGGTCGCGCTGTGGTATCGGAGCATCTATGGCTAG
- a CDS encoding lipopolysaccharide biosynthesis protein, whose protein sequence is MSAQWGAILCVAAVSLGLSVWLARSMQPDGFGRYAYLLNLATLLALAQDAGMRTLVLRERVAPSAALAGAAAALPGLARGHLLLATLSLVGAVLLLPRGSGDPALGWAVLCFAAVTLSQLVSAQLKGAGQWRREARWQVGARALSALSIVLAVLLLGARPEVVFAAWTVGLLLAYALLGRDLHERPRWRPQVAVYRAAAGFLWIDLATCLYRRSDIVILHRAVSPAEVGQYAAAYRLFDGVLLLAAPVALLFFRRLRLTRADPAAAQRLQRRSLAAAALAGIVLAIAGVALGSWVVGLLYGQAYRSTAGPLVGWLFVAFVFVLPNYVLTQTAIALERQRGYMIGAGLAAATNLALNLLLTPHYGARGAAMATIATEAVLAATLWLGLRRGSAAQA, encoded by the coding sequence TTGTCCGCGCAATGGGGCGCGATCCTGTGCGTGGCGGCGGTCTCGCTGGGGCTGTCGGTGTGGCTGGCGCGCAGCATGCAACCGGACGGATTCGGCCGTTACGCCTATCTGCTCAACCTGGCGACCTTGCTGGCGCTGGCCCAGGATGCGGGCATGCGGACCCTGGTGCTGCGCGAGCGCGTGGCGCCCAGTGCGGCGCTGGCCGGGGCCGCGGCGGCGTTGCCGGGCCTGGCGCGCGGGCATCTGCTGCTGGCGACGCTGTCGCTGGTGGGCGCGGTGCTGCTGCTGCCGCGCGGCAGCGGCGATCCGGCATTGGGTTGGGCGGTGCTGTGCTTCGCCGCGGTGACCCTGTCGCAACTGGTCTCGGCGCAACTGAAGGGCGCCGGGCAGTGGCGCCGCGAGGCACGCTGGCAGGTCGGCGCCCGCGCGCTCAGCGCGCTGTCGATCGTCCTGGCGGTGCTGCTGCTGGGCGCCCGTCCCGAGGTGGTGTTCGCGGCCTGGACCGTGGGGCTGCTGCTGGCGTACGCGCTGCTGGGCCGGGACCTGCACGAGCGGCCGCGCTGGCGGCCGCAGGTTGCGGTGTATCGCGCCGCGGCCGGCTTCCTGTGGATCGATCTGGCGACCTGCCTGTATCGACGCAGCGACATCGTCATCCTGCACCGCGCGGTGTCGCCGGCCGAGGTCGGCCAGTATGCCGCGGCCTATCGCCTGTTCGATGGCGTGCTGTTGCTGGCTGCGCCGGTGGCGCTGCTGTTCTTCCGGCGCCTGCGCCTGACCCGTGCCGATCCCGCGGCCGCGCAGCGTCTGCAGCGCCGTAGCCTGGCCGCCGCGGCGCTGGCCGGTATCGTCCTGGCGATCGCCGGCGTCGCGCTCGGCAGCTGGGTGGTCGGGCTCCTGTACGGGCAGGCGTACCGGTCTACGGCCGGACCGCTGGTGGGGTGGCTGTTCGTCGCCTTCGTCTTCGTGTTGCCCAACTACGTGCTGACGCAAACGGCGATCGCGCTCGAGCGCCAGCGCGGCTACATGATCGGCGCCGGTCTGGCGGCCGCGACCAACCTGGCGCTCAACCTGCTGCTGACGCCGCACTACGGCGCGCGCGGCGCAGCGATGGCGACGATCGCCACCGAGGCGGTGCTGGCGGCGACGTTGTGGCTGGGACTGCGCCGCGGCTCGGCAGCGCAGGCCTGA
- a CDS encoding type II 3-dehydroquinate dehydratase produces MSILLLRGPDCVAGHRGRPARIAPPVMRQLLAHAGRAGKTLAVRGCASERELLQALAQADQAGVEMLLLDPGACSDSAVTADAVAHLRRPYVEVHDDASDRREACLCAASGQRLGQVGGYCAQGYALALSIALEHLGCNGYEGDVHVGT; encoded by the coding sequence ATGTCGATCCTGTTGCTCCGTGGTCCGGACTGCGTGGCCGGCCATCGCGGCCGCCCGGCGCGCATCGCTCCGCCGGTGATGCGGCAATTGCTCGCCCATGCCGGGCGCGCCGGCAAGACCCTGGCCGTGCGCGGCTGCGCCAGCGAGCGCGAACTGCTGCAGGCGCTGGCCCAGGCCGACCAGGCCGGCGTGGAGATGCTGCTGCTGGATCCGGGCGCGTGTTCGGACAGCGCCGTCACCGCCGACGCGGTGGCGCACCTGCGTCGGCCCTACGTGGAAGTGCACGACGATGCCAGCGATCGCCGCGAAGCCTGCCTGTGCGCCGCATCGGGGCAGCGCCTGGGCCAGGTCGGCGGCTACTGCGCGCAGGGCTACGCGCTGGCGCTGTCGATCGCGCTTGAACACCTGGGCTGCAACGGCTACGAAGGCGATGTCCACGTCGGCACCTGA
- a CDS encoding NAD-dependent epimerase/dehydratase family protein, whose amino-acid sequence MKRVLVTGAAGMIGRRLVAALLQRGDAVAGLDDLSSGMAFPDGLHLAAVADVRETAAVLACLRDFRAEAVVHLAAVHHIPTCELQRMHCLQVNVVGTESVLHAAAEAEVQQVLIASSGAVYAWGQEALDEAGSPTEARDNYALSKLCNEGQLRLWCARGSGRRGRVARLFNCIAHDDPNAHLIPDILAQLAADPSPAPQVRLGNLQPRRDYLHADDAAAGLLALLDDARAEPAYDVFNLCSGVEHSVGELVAELGTLLGRVPHVEVDPQRQRPHDRAHQLGNPAKAGAVLGWRTRWTLREALRRTLAAEQAVATGVTADHAPVAGSSALP is encoded by the coding sequence GTGAAACGGGTGCTGGTGACCGGTGCCGCCGGCATGATCGGTCGCCGGTTGGTCGCCGCGTTGTTACAGCGTGGCGATGCGGTGGCCGGACTGGACGATCTGTCCAGCGGGATGGCATTTCCCGACGGCTTGCACCTCGCCGCGGTCGCCGACGTCCGCGAGACCGCGGCGGTGCTGGCGTGCCTGCGCGACTTCCGCGCCGAGGCCGTGGTGCATCTGGCCGCGGTCCACCATATCCCGACCTGCGAACTGCAGCGCATGCATTGCCTGCAGGTGAACGTGGTCGGGACCGAAAGCGTGCTGCACGCTGCCGCCGAGGCCGAGGTGCAGCAGGTGCTGATCGCCTCCAGCGGGGCGGTGTACGCCTGGGGCCAGGAGGCGCTGGACGAAGCCGGCAGCCCCACCGAGGCGCGCGACAACTACGCGCTGTCCAAGCTCTGCAACGAAGGCCAGTTGCGCCTGTGGTGCGCGCGCGGCAGCGGGCGCCGCGGCCGGGTGGCGCGCCTGTTCAACTGCATCGCCCACGACGACCCGAACGCGCACCTGATTCCCGACATCCTGGCGCAACTGGCTGCCGATCCGTCGCCGGCGCCGCAGGTGCGGCTGGGCAACCTGCAGCCGCGGCGCGACTATCTGCATGCCGACGATGCCGCGGCGGGACTGCTGGCGCTGCTCGACGACGCGCGGGCGGAGCCGGCCTACGATGTCTTCAACCTGTGTTCCGGCGTGGAGCACTCGGTCGGCGAACTGGTGGCGGAACTCGGCACCTTGCTTGGCCGCGTCCCGCACGTGGAGGTGGATCCGCAACGGCAGCGTCCGCACGATCGTGCACACCAGCTCGGCAACCCGGCCAAGGCGGGAGCGGTGCTGGGCTGGCGCACGCGCTGGACCCTGCGCGAGGCGTTGCGACGGACCCTGGCAGCGGAGCAGGCCGTTGCCACCGGCGTCACTGCAGACCATGCGCCGGTTGCCGGATCGTCCGCCCTGCCATGA
- a CDS encoding ABC transporter ATP-binding protein has protein sequence MTAWRALSRLLGWAPRGRLFGVCMLMLLAGASEGIGVLLLVPLLGALQGGEATRGGPVAHAVGDAVGALGLSPGAPLPLLALFCALVLLRTAIQYARERAAAHLQQDVAERLREASFAALLEAQWRWLVAQRSSDHASLMLTEVERVGVGLGHALLMLASLATAVVYLLAAFVLAGTLALATVVAGALLLVLLLGRRRRVLRLGGALTQARQRLHAGLHDSLAGLRLAKILGAEPRYRAVVQRDATAVRDLQVGFASGLALSKALLHSAAAVLLAAYVLLGLQVWHLPLTELLILVVMFARLLPLLNVVQQQHQYWLHTVPAFLEVERQLAQAREWSEPALPPRAIDWQVQVQIALRDVQVRYAGREAPALQQISLVLPARTTTAIVGASGAGKSTLADVLCGLLGPDQGALEIDGVALDAHARRSWRHAVAYVSQDTFLFNDSIRNNLLLAAPHADAAALHLALERASAQFVHALPQGWDTVIGDRGTRLSGGERQRLALARALLQRPALLILDEATSALDHDNEARIRAAIERLHGDLTVVVIGHRLALLERADQVVVLEQGRVRAQGRWHEVAAAWTGAA, from the coding sequence ATGACGGCATGGCGGGCCTTGTCGCGGCTGCTGGGATGGGCGCCGCGCGGTCGTCTGTTCGGCGTGTGCATGCTGATGCTGCTGGCCGGTGCCAGCGAAGGCATCGGCGTCTTGTTGCTGGTGCCCTTGCTCGGCGCGCTGCAGGGCGGGGAGGCGACCCGTGGCGGTCCGGTCGCGCATGCCGTCGGCGACGCCGTGGGCGCGCTCGGGTTGTCACCCGGTGCGCCGCTGCCGCTGCTGGCGCTGTTCTGCGCGCTGGTGCTGTTGCGCACTGCCATCCAGTACGCCCGCGAGCGCGCCGCCGCGCACTTGCAGCAGGACGTGGCCGAGCGCCTGCGCGAGGCCAGTTTCGCCGCATTGCTGGAGGCACAATGGCGCTGGCTGGTGGCCCAGCGCAGCAGCGACCATGCCAGCCTGATGTTGACCGAAGTGGAGCGGGTCGGGGTCGGGCTCGGCCATGCACTGCTCATGCTCGCATCCCTCGCCACGGCCGTCGTCTATCTGCTGGCGGCCTTCGTGTTGGCCGGGACGCTGGCGCTGGCGACGGTCGTCGCGGGTGCGCTGCTGCTGGTGCTGCTGCTCGGTCGCCGCCGCCGCGTGTTGCGGCTGGGAGGCGCGCTGACCCAGGCACGACAGCGCCTGCATGCCGGCCTGCACGACAGCCTGGCCGGACTGCGCCTGGCCAAGATCCTGGGGGCCGAGCCGCGTTATCGCGCTGTCGTGCAACGCGATGCGACGGCGGTGCGCGACCTGCAGGTGGGCTTCGCTTCGGGCCTGGCGCTGTCCAAGGCCCTGCTGCACAGTGCCGCCGCGGTCCTGCTGGCCGCTTACGTGCTGCTGGGTCTGCAGGTCTGGCATCTGCCGCTGACCGAGTTACTGATCCTGGTGGTGATGTTCGCGCGCTTGCTGCCATTGCTGAACGTGGTGCAGCAGCAGCACCAGTACTGGTTGCACACGGTGCCTGCGTTCCTGGAAGTGGAGCGGCAACTGGCGCAGGCGCGCGAGTGGTCCGAGCCGGCGCTGCCGCCGCGTGCCATCGACTGGCAGGTCCAGGTGCAGATCGCCTTGCGCGATGTGCAGGTGCGCTATGCCGGGCGCGAGGCGCCGGCCTTGCAGCAGATCTCGCTGGTCTTGCCGGCGCGCACCACCACCGCCATCGTCGGCGCCTCCGGCGCGGGCAAGAGTACGCTGGCCGATGTGCTGTGCGGTTTGCTTGGCCCGGACCAGGGCGCACTGGAGATCGACGGGGTGGCCCTGGATGCGCATGCGCGCCGCAGCTGGCGGCACGCGGTGGCGTACGTGTCGCAGGACACCTTCCTGTTCAACGACAGCATCCGCAACAACCTGCTGCTGGCCGCGCCGCACGCCGATGCGGCAGCGCTGCACCTGGCCCTGGAGCGGGCCTCGGCGCAGTTCGTGCACGCGCTGCCGCAGGGATGGGACACCGTGATCGGCGATCGCGGCACGCGCCTGTCCGGCGGCGAGCGGCAGCGCCTGGCGCTGGCGCGCGCGCTGTTGCAACGGCCGGCGTTGCTGATTCTGGACGAAGCCACCAGCGCGCTGGATCACGACAACGAAGCGCGCATCCGTGCCGCGATCGAGCGCTTGCACGGCGATCTGACCGTGGTGGTGATCGGTCATCGGCTCGCCTTGCTTGAACGCGCGGACCAGGTGGTGGTGCTCGAGCAGGGCCGGGTGCGTGCGCAAGGGCGCTGGCACGAGGTGGCCGCGGCATGGACCGGCGCGGCATGA
- a CDS encoding lasso peptide biosynthesis B2 protein, with translation MPGGLSGFLRLPRFERCLLLPAWALLGVARAAVLALGFRRLAPWLGRAVAEPPPAPTLDARAHRRAIQIGRTLRLAARHTPWQSNCLAQALSARCLLGLFRVPHMLCFGVARASGTASLQAHAWVLAGAVRVTGGGGVERFARVGCFVVPAETRR, from the coding sequence ATGCCTGGCGGCCTGAGCGGCTTCCTGCGCCTGCCCCGGTTCGAACGCTGCCTGCTGCTGCCGGCCTGGGCGCTGTTGGGCGTGGCGCGTGCGGCGGTGCTGGCGCTGGGATTTCGCCGTCTGGCGCCATGGCTGGGACGCGCCGTGGCGGAGCCGCCGCCGGCGCCGACGCTGGACGCGCGCGCGCACCGCCGTGCCATCCAGATCGGGCGGACCTTGCGTCTGGCGGCGCGGCATACGCCGTGGCAGTCCAATTGCCTGGCGCAGGCGCTGAGCGCGCGTTGCCTGCTCGGCCTGTTCCGGGTGCCGCACATGCTGTGTTTCGGCGTGGCGCGGGCGTCGGGAACGGCGTCGCTGCAGGCGCATGCCTGGGTGCTGGCGGGGGCCGTGCGGGTCACCGGCGGTGGCGGCGTGGAACGCTTTGCCCGGGTCGGTTGCTTCGTGGTGCCGGCGGAGACGCGGCGATGA
- a CDS encoding M28 family metallopeptidase yields the protein MKHPTVSLLALALSGACLAAPPPAPTFDTQRLSSDVKTLASDAYEGRAPGSAGEEKTVAYLSAQFQAAGLQPGGDLRDGKRLWTQAVPLRRADIVGTPQLAIASGDQRQALTQGQQIAVRAALDGSSQVTLDGAPLVFVGYGVKAPERGWDDFKGVDLKGKIAVVLINDPDFETGKGAFDGKGMTYYGRWTYKFEEGARQGAAGVLIVHETAPASYGWATVANSNTNSMFDVVRDDPKAVHPELEGWIQRDLAVELFKRAGLDFDALKKQAQSRDFKPVELKGERLYADYAVKSEVITSHNVVARLPGKTRPDETLIYTAHWDHLGVGAPDAKGDRIFNGALDNASGVAALLELARAFAKGPAPQRSVVFMAVTAEEKGLLGSEYYASKPLYPLARTVAVINMDGMSPFGPSRDFGIYGTAKLELLDDLKRVAKGWDLRYTPDPKPEAGYFFRSDHFSFAKRGVPALSFAAGQDWVDGGVAAGKAASDDYTAKRYHQPGDEWQPNWTFAGAARDMQVLYTLGEELANSTQWPNWSRDSEFRATRDASATQRQAASAK from the coding sequence GTGAAACACCCGACCGTGAGCCTGCTGGCCCTGGCGCTGTCCGGCGCCTGCCTGGCGGCGCCGCCGCCCGCACCGACCTTCGACACCCAGCGCCTGTCCAGCGACGTCAAGACGCTGGCCTCCGACGCCTACGAGGGCCGCGCCCCGGGCTCGGCGGGCGAGGAGAAGACCGTGGCCTACCTCAGCGCGCAGTTCCAGGCGGCCGGGCTGCAGCCCGGCGGCGACCTGCGCGACGGCAAGCGCCTGTGGACCCAGGCGGTGCCGCTGCGCCGCGCCGACATCGTCGGCACCCCGCAGCTGGCGATCGCCAGCGGCGACCAGCGCCAGGCCCTGACCCAGGGCCAGCAGATCGCCGTGCGCGCCGCGCTCGACGGCAGCAGCCAGGTGACCCTGGACGGCGCGCCGCTGGTGTTCGTCGGCTACGGCGTCAAGGCGCCCGAGCGCGGCTGGGACGACTTCAAGGGCGTGGACCTGAAGGGCAAGATCGCGGTGGTGCTGATCAACGATCCCGACTTCGAGACCGGCAAGGGCGCGTTCGACGGCAAGGGCATGACCTACTACGGCCGCTGGACCTACAAGTTCGAAGAGGGCGCGCGGCAGGGCGCGGCCGGCGTGCTGATCGTGCACGAGACCGCGCCGGCGTCCTACGGCTGGGCCACCGTCGCCAACTCCAACACCAACAGCATGTTCGACGTGGTCCGCGACGATCCCAAGGCCGTGCACCCGGAGCTGGAGGGCTGGATCCAGCGCGATCTGGCGGTGGAGCTGTTCAAGCGCGCCGGGCTGGATTTCGATGCGCTGAAGAAGCAGGCGCAGTCGCGCGACTTCAAGCCGGTGGAACTGAAGGGCGAGCGCCTGTACGCCGACTACGCGGTGAAGTCGGAAGTGATCACCTCGCACAACGTGGTCGCGCGGCTGCCCGGCAAGACCCGGCCGGACGAGACCCTCATCTACACCGCGCACTGGGATCACCTGGGCGTGGGCGCGCCCGACGCCAAGGGCGACCGCATCTTCAACGGCGCGCTGGACAACGCCAGCGGCGTCGCCGCGCTGCTGGAACTGGCCCGCGCCTTCGCCAAGGGGCCGGCGCCGCAGCGCTCGGTGGTGTTCATGGCGGTCACCGCCGAGGAGAAGGGCTTGCTCGGCTCGGAGTACTACGCCTCCAAGCCGCTGTATCCGCTGGCGCGCACGGTGGCGGTGATCAATATGGACGGCATGAGCCCGTTCGGGCCCTCGCGCGATTTCGGCATCTACGGCACCGCCAAGCTGGAACTGCTCGACGATCTCAAGCGCGTGGCCAAGGGCTGGGATCTGCGCTACACGCCCGATCCGAAGCCGGAAGCCGGCTACTTCTTCCGCTCCGACCACTTCTCCTTCGCCAAGCGCGGCGTGCCGGCGCTGTCCTTCGCCGCCGGCCAGGACTGGGTGGACGGCGGCGTGGCGGCCGGCAAGGCGGCCTCGGACGACTACACCGCCAAGCGCTACCACCAGCCCGGCGACGAATGGCAGCCGAACTGGACCTTCGCCGGTGCCGCGCGCGACATGCAGGTGCTGTATACGCTGGGCGAGGAACTGGCCAATTCGACGCAGTGGCCGAACTGGAGCCGCGACTCCGAGTTCCGCGCCACCCGCGACGCCAGCGCCACGCAGCGCCAAGCCGCGTCCGCCAAGTGA
- a CDS encoding APC family permease, whose product MTHSALRRDVGPFALMLTGLGSIIGSGWLFGAWRAAGLAGPGAIWAWVLGAAIVTTIALAYAELGAMFPESGGMVRYSHYSHGSLVGFIAGWANWIAIVSVIPVEAEASVQYMASWPWQWAQDLYVQQPGGAGELSVPGLCIAAVLVLVYFLLNFWSVKLFARSNSLITVFKLVVPALTGVALIASGFHSENFSVGLHGGSHTIDFAAVLTAVATAGIVFSFNGFQSPVNLAGEARNPGRSIPFAVLGSIALATVIYVLLQVAYLGAVPPDLLAKAGWHGIDFRSPFAQLAIIVNLHWLAMLLYVDAFVSPSGTGITYTATTARMIYGMERNGTMPKVLGRVHPTWGVPRPAMFFNLLVSYLFLFFFRGWGTLAAVISVATIISYLTGPISAMALRKHAPDMHRPLRIAGLPVLAAAAFVLATELLYWARWPLTGEIILLMLVALPVYAYYQQRDGWKDFRRHLRGASWLIAYLPTIALLSWAGSTTFGGHGYLSYGPDLVVVGVVALGFYFWGVRAGWRTPSLQQASAA is encoded by the coding sequence ATGACCCACTCCGCCCTGCGCCGCGATGTCGGCCCGTTCGCCCTGATGCTGACCGGCCTGGGCTCGATCATCGGCTCCGGTTGGCTGTTCGGCGCCTGGCGCGCCGCCGGGCTGGCCGGCCCGGGCGCGATCTGGGCCTGGGTGCTGGGCGCGGCGATCGTCACCACCATCGCCCTGGCCTATGCCGAACTGGGCGCGATGTTCCCCGAGTCCGGCGGCATGGTCCGCTACAGCCACTATTCGCACGGCTCGCTGGTCGGCTTCATCGCCGGCTGGGCCAACTGGATCGCGATCGTGTCGGTAATCCCGGTGGAGGCCGAGGCCTCGGTGCAGTACATGGCGTCCTGGCCGTGGCAGTGGGCGCAGGACCTGTACGTGCAGCAGCCCGGCGGCGCCGGCGAGCTGTCGGTCCCCGGCCTGTGCATCGCCGCGGTGCTGGTGCTGGTGTACTTCCTGCTGAACTTCTGGAGCGTGAAGCTGTTCGCGCGCTCCAACAGCCTGATCACCGTGTTCAAGCTGGTGGTGCCGGCGCTGACCGGCGTGGCGCTGATCGCCAGCGGCTTCCACAGCGAGAACTTCAGCGTCGGCCTGCACGGCGGCAGCCACACCATCGACTTCGCCGCGGTGCTCACCGCGGTGGCCACCGCCGGCATCGTGTTCAGCTTCAACGGCTTCCAGAGCCCGGTGAACCTGGCCGGCGAGGCGCGCAATCCCGGGCGCAGCATCCCGTTCGCAGTGCTCGGCTCGATCGCGCTGGCCACGGTGATCTACGTGCTGCTGCAGGTCGCCTACCTGGGCGCGGTGCCCCCGGACCTGCTGGCCAAGGCCGGCTGGCACGGTATCGACTTCCGCTCGCCGTTCGCGCAGCTGGCGATCATCGTCAACCTGCACTGGCTGGCGATGCTGCTGTACGTGGACGCCTTCGTCAGCCCCAGCGGCACCGGCATCACCTACACCGCCACCACCGCGCGGATGATCTACGGCATGGAGCGCAACGGCACCATGCCCAAGGTGCTGGGCCGGGTGCATCCGACCTGGGGCGTGCCGCGCCCGGCGATGTTCTTCAACCTGCTGGTGTCCTACCTGTTCCTGTTCTTCTTCCGCGGCTGGGGCACGCTGGCGGCGGTGATCTCGGTGGCGACCATCATTTCCTACCTGACCGGCCCGATCAGCGCGATGGCGCTGCGCAAGCACGCGCCGGACATGCACCGTCCGCTGCGCATCGCCGGCCTGCCGGTGCTGGCCGCGGCGGCTTTCGTGCTGGCCACCGAACTGCTGTACTGGGCGCGCTGGCCGCTGACCGGCGAGATCATCCTGCTGATGCTGGTGGCCTTGCCGGTGTACGCCTACTACCAGCAGCGCGACGGCTGGAAGGATTTCCGCCGGCACCTGCGCGGCGCCAGCTGGCTGATCGCCTACCTGCCGACCATCGCCCTGCTGTCATGGGCCGGCAGCACCACCTTCGGCGGCCACGGCTACCTGTCCTACGGGCCGGACCTGGTGGTGGTCGGCGTGGTCGCGCTGGGCTTCTACTTCTGGGGCGTGCGCGCCGGCTGGCGCACCCCGTCGCTGCAGCAGGCCAGCGCCGCCTGA